Proteins encoded together in one Impatiens glandulifera chromosome 1, dImpGla2.1, whole genome shotgun sequence window:
- the LOC124920641 gene encoding uncharacterized protein LOC124920641 produces MMLCSDLRNRIHSWLRDYDRIQSLAVILIYIQIGCALVGSLGALYNGVLLINLSIGLFALVAIESSSQSLSRAYAVLLFFSIIIDIFWFTLFTHEIWNISSETYGPFAILSVKLTLSMQIVGFCVRLSSSFLWVQMYRLGVSYVDRDAYFDARNSFLSPTTHAIARHTSGSDDALGGSIYDPGYYSSLFEDGVQNVHSCGGCINGVNEGLSSVSSGEGSSSQRKPPRLGKSPLGNDENPFDKFQSV; encoded by the exons ATGATGCTTTGTTCTGATTTAAGAAATCGGATACACTCATGGCTTCGCGATTATGATAGGATTCAATCCCTTGCCGTGATTCTCATTTACATTCAA attGGTTGTGCATTGGTTGGATCTCTGGGAGCATTGTACAACGGAGTTTTGTTGATAAATTTGTCAATTGGACTGTTTGCACTGGTTGCAATTGAAAGTAGCAGTCAAAGCCTTTCAAGGGCCTATGCTGTCCTTCTATTCTTTTCCATCATAATTGATATCTTCTGGTTCACGCTCTTTACTCATGAGATTTG GAATATCTCTTCGGAGACGTATGGGCCATTTGCGATATTATCAGTGAAGCTGACCTTATCAATGCAGATTGTTGGATTCTGTGTGAGATTGAGTTCGTCGTTTCTATGGGTTCAAATGTACAGATTGGGTGTTTCTTATGTAGATCGAGATGCATATTTTGATGCCCGAAATAGTTTTCTTAGTCCTACAACTCATGCTATAGCTAGACATACCTCTGGTTCAGATGATGCTCTTGGAGGCTCTATCTATGATCCAGGATATTACTCTTCCCTCTTTGAAGATGGTGTTCAAAATGTTCATTCTTGCGGG GGTTGCATTAATGGGGTCAATGAGGGACTGTCTTCTGTCTCTAGTGGTGAAGGTTCTTCTTCTCAAAGGAAGCCGCCACGCTTGGGCAAATCTCCTCTTGGTAATGAT GAGAATCCATTTGATAAGTTTCAGAGTGTTTGA